A region of Zeugodacus cucurbitae isolate PBARC_wt_2022May chromosome 5, idZeuCucr1.2, whole genome shotgun sequence DNA encodes the following proteins:
- the LOC105215471 gene encoding uncharacterized protein LOC105215471 isoform X3, which produces MGERRGTKALELWCRRMTDGYPGVKIDNMTTSWRDGLAFCAMIHHFRPDLIEFDKLNKSDVYYNNELAFTTAEKYLGIPALLDAVDMATYEVPDRLSILTYLSQFYQVFAAQDSPNRLKRPSPAASAEKTQITKAAGPPPKMAHVVGVPKRDPCQKCQLPVFLAERLLVGKKVYHRTCLKCARCGSQLTPGSFYETEVDGEYCCETCPDEEVQLNAPAAGEELAVGDVQLRQPSAEQTPTSSSSLNAALPKNVRSSIADRLAFFEQSKKDAVASDSSEAATSSKFLLQKSVSDEEKSKSLQRMEAPTTSAYKMNSALSSFLNDTIDGEGDDGESLTNTVDSKSGTETQMETSDTENETDAETSLDDVAPALPKTEPPKVTPEGSDVEREKAQSPTPDNRRFTATAQLQLGAANKENMENVEPTKKTTPTSNSSTGTPVAKKRTQVQLNLTAAKTAEDTAAAAPTPPQARAELQADNANNNGQHKDASKDVSTKTPEQKAQSSLTATNNLVLSEPNSNEDVTKDQNAATNVIAAATTTTSNAEKLETLRANLRELDTESGTENMDMSVEKSVEMRIKSLESPEDVATTERLSVVRARLQQFEVIANKRNNNAEEEKQADNDTRNDNNTTLNTEDKLSEPETDNTNIDKDKKLMNVDAEEENNTVAPATPPPATPTSNAASATESLTKVNLEDEAKLRAIETEKADKIETKANEIKESLVNEVPLEMETAKDNNIVLDVSEREAKPEPKTQVAAPRIEISAAETNEDATMVDTQPKQETPNTDGATKIPADASSKAPEATTAENLATTPSKVSTVAYPEDLNPFKSEDEDDECVANKETLQKQQVALRTPQPRAVSNSSAVAKSAEKTQNLNPFDSSDDEIELEKPSSRTSTAASTPTGGKVPPPRPPPPRISRNPFGEETDEEAASQFSRHSSLSSSLTKKTPVPTPRTNLSQSQNPTPEPTPRLSNKSAQSISPYILQNSSDYYGSANSLGSTPQSLQRNTDLRGSNNSLTSSAGGTIRSRKSRKAPAPPTPLAKELFPTATPPPPSATSTIPSDRQTDSSKASTPSSSTVGTPKMSRKKRPAPAPPKPARLDPSLLPTESPAAQHTNGTAPKNSLNYPLQSETSDSKLSDEEKALLEGNKQLSMDSMKLMTTANDDELSSQASRRSSRRIIPLDASLLLDDDEHLDADANADGDGKCDDAKQKQQLLRYSEQEETNVVYRRVIVPPCLETPTRESNSLLDGGLHDRQLEKLKDNKEAQNRNRQSQISASSGAEDCDITTTPYNKSAHGKWKRRKGPAPALPIPPRKVLQMLPLQEIRHELDIIEVQQQGLEKQGVILEKMIRDRCEGQNGELLGANSTAEDAPDGKKTSTSGGEGVQNSKEVEDLILQLFELVNEKNELFRRQAELMYLSIVHLFKMSCKCSSNQKS; this is translated from the exons ATGGCCCACGTTGTCGGCGTACCCAAGCGagatccgtgccaaaaatgtcAATTGCCTGTGTTTCTCGCCGAACGCCTATTGGTCGGCAAGAAAGTCTATCATCGCACGTGTCTGAAATGTGCGCGTTGCGGCTCACAACTGACACCAGGCAGCTTCTATGAGACCGAGGTGGATGGCGAGTACTGCTGTGAGACTTGCCCTGACGAGGAGGTGCAATTGAATGCGCCCGCTGCTGGTGAAGAACTAGCCGTTGGCGATGTGCAATTGCGTCAACCAAGTGCAGAGCAAACACCAACGAGCAGCAGCAGTCTCAATGCAGCGCTACCGAAGAATGTGCGTAGCTCCATAGCCGATCGGTTGGCGTTCTTCGAACAGTCGAAGAAAGATGCGGTCGCCAGTGATAGCAGTGAAGCAGCTACAAGCAGTAAATTTTTGCTGCAGAAAAGCGTTTCGGACGAAGAAAAGAGTAAGAGTCTGCAACGCATGGAAGCGCCCACAACATCGGCATACAAAATGAACAGCGCGCTTAGTAGCTTTCTCAATGACACCATCGACGGTGAGGGCGATGACGGCGAGAGTCTAACCAATACTGTGGACAGTAAATCAGGCACCGAAACGCAAATGGAGACCTCAGACACTGAGAATGAAACCGATGCCGAGACAAGTTTGGATGACGTAGCGCCAGCATTGCCCAAGACCGAACCACCAAAGGTCACGCCGGAGGGTAGTGATGTTGAGAGAGAGAAAGCGCAGTCACCCACTCCAGATAATAGAAGATTTACAGCTACTGCACAACTACAACTTGGAGCAGCCAACAAGGAAAACATGGAAAACGTAGAGCCGACTAAAAAGACAACACCGACAAGTAACAGCAGCACTGGCACCCCAGTCGCGAAGAAGCGGACACAGGTGCAGTTGAATTTGACAGCAGCAAAAACAGCGGAAGACACAGCGGCAGCAGCTCCAACGCCACCGCAAGCACGCGCCGAGCTACAAGCcgacaatgccaacaacaatggcCAACACAAGGACGCTTCGAAAGATGTGTCTACAAAAACACCAGAACAAAAAGCGCAAAGCAGCCTaacagcaacaaataatttagttttaagtgAACCTAATTCTAATGAAGATGTTACCAAAGACCAAAATGCAGCTACAAACGTAATTGCGGCAGCAACAACCACGACGTCGAATGCAGAGAAACTCGAGACACTGCGTGCCAACCTCCGCGAATTGGATACGGAGAGCGGCACCGAGAATATGGACATGTCCGTGGAGAAGTCTGTTGAAATGCGCATAAAGTCACTGGAGTCGCCGGAGGATGTGGCAACGACCGAACGACTCAGTGTGGTGCGTGCGCGTCTGCAACAATTCGAAGTAATTGCAAACAAACGTAATAATAACGCTGAGGAGGAGAAGCAAGCCGATAATGATACACGTAATGATAATAATACAACACTAAACACTGAAGATAAGCTAAGTGAACCTGAAACCGATAATACTAACATTGATAAAGATAAGAAACTAATGAATGTGGATGCTGAGGAGGAGAACAACACGGTTGCGCCGGCTACGCCGCCACCAGCCACGCCCACAAGCAATGCAGCAAGTGCAACTGAAAGTTTGACTAAAGTAAATCTCGAAGACGAAGCGAAATTACGAGCAATAGAAACGGAGAAGGCTGATAAAATTGAAACTAAAGCAAATGAAATCAAGGAATCACTCGTAAATGAAGTGCCTTTGGAAATGGAAACAGCAAAAGACAATAATATAGTATTAGATGTAAGCGAGCGCGAAGCCAAGCCGGAACCGAAAACACAAGTGGCAGCACCGAGAATAGAAATAAGTGCAGCGGAGACTAACGAAGACGCAACAATGGTGGATACACAACCAAAACAGGAGACTCCAAACACTGATGGCGCCACCAAAATACCAGCAGATGCATCCAGCAAGGCCCCCGAAGCCACTACAGCCGAAAATCTGGCAACTACACCTAGCAAAGTTAGCACCGTAGCATATCCTGAAGACTTAAATCCCTTCAAATCCGAGGACGAAGATGACGAATGCGTGGCGAACAAGGAAAccctacaaaaacaacaagtggcGCTAAGAACACCACAACCGCGTGCTGTCAGCAACAGCAGCGCAGTCGCCAAATCAGCAGAGAAGACGCAAAATCTGAATCCTTTCGATAGTTCCGATGATGAGATTGAGTTGGAGAAGCCATCATCACGCACCTCAACGGCCGCTTCTACGCCTACAGGCGGCAAAGTGCCGCCACCGCGTCCACCACCACCGCGCATATCGCGCAATCCATTCGGCGAAGAGACTGACGAAGAGGCCGCGTCGCAATTTTCACGTCACTCCAGTTTGTCATCATCGCTGACGAAGAAGACGCCCGTGCCCACGCCGCGCACCAATCT ATCACAATCACAAAATCCCACACCGGAACCCACGCCACGTCTCAGCAACAAATCCGCACAATCCATCTCACCGTACATTCTGCAAAATTCCAGCGATTACTATGGCAGCGCCAATTCGCTCGGCAGCACACCGCAGAGCCTGCAACGCAACACAGACCTGCGCGGCTCGAATAACTCCCTCACTTCATCAGCTGGTGGCACAATACGTTCGCGCAAATCACGCAAAGCGCCCGCGCCGCCCACACCGCTCGCCAAGGAGTTATTCCCCACAGCCACACCACCGCCGCCATCGGCGACGTCGACCATCCCAAGCGATCGCCAGACCGACAGCTCCAAAGCATCCACACCGAGTTCGAGCACTGTCGGCACACCGAAAATGAGTCGTAAGAAGCGTCCCGCGCCGGCGCCACCAAAGCCCGCGCGCCTTGATCCCAGTTTGCTGCCCACAGAATCGCCCGCAGCACAGCATACAAACGGTACGGCGCCAAAAAACTCGCTTAATTACCCTCTGCAAAGTGAAACATCCGACTCGAAGCTATCCGACGAAGAGAAAGCATTGTTGGAGGGTAACAAACAGTTGTCCATGGACAGCATGAAGTTGATGACGACAGCCAACGATGATGAGCTGAGCAGCCAGGCCAGTCGGCGCAGCTCACGTCGTATCATACCGTTAGATGCCAGTCTATTGCTGGACGATGATGAACACTTGGACGCGGACGCTAACGCCGATGGCGACGGCAAGTGTGATGATGCGAAACAGAAGCAACAGCTATTGCGTTATAGCGAGCAAGAGGAGACGAATGTCGTGTATCGGCGTGTCATTGTGCCGCCCTGCCTAGAGACGCCGACACGCGAGTCCAACTCGCTGCTCGATGGCGGGCTGCACGATCGCCAATTGGAGAAGTTGAAGGACAATAAAGAGGCGCAGAATCGCAATCGGCAATCACAAATTTCCGCTTCTTCAGGCGCAGAAGACTGCGACATCACCACGACGCCATATAACAAATCAGCGCACGGCAAGTGGAAGCGTCGTAAGGGACCAGCGCCAGCATTGCCCATACCGCCGCGCAAGGTGTTGCAAATGTTGCCGCTGCAAGAGATTCGCCACGAATTGGACATAATCGAAGTGCAGCAACAGGGTCTGGAGAAGCAAGGTGTTATTTTGGAGAAAATGATACGCGATCGTTGCGAGGGACAAAATGGTGAACTCTTGGGCGCCAACAGCACAGCGGAAGATGCGCCAGACGGCAAGAAAACAAGCACAAGTGGCGGGGAGGGTGTGCAGAACTCGAAGGAGGTCGAGGATCTCATACTGCAATTGTTCGAGTTGGTTAACGAGAAGAACGAACTGTTTCGTCGGCAAGCCGAACTCATGTACCT TTCAATAGTTCACTTGTTCAAAATGTCATGCAAATGCTCAAGCAATCAGAAAAGTTAA
- the LOC105215471 gene encoding uncharacterized protein LOC105215471 isoform X4, which produces MAHVVGVPKRDPCQKCQLPVFLAERLLVGKKVYHRTCLKCARCGSQLTPGSFYETEVDGEYCCETCPDEEVQLNAPAAGEELAVGDVQLRQPSAEQTPTSSSSLNAALPKNVRSSIADRLAFFEQSKKDAVASDSSEAATSSKFLLQKSVSDEEKSKSLQRMEAPTTSAYKMNSALSSFLNDTIDGEGDDGESLTNTVDSKSGTETQMETSDTENETDAETSLDDVAPALPKTEPPKVTPEGSDVEREKAQSPTPDNRRFTATAQLQLGAANKENMENVEPTKKTTPTSNSSTGTPVAKKRTQVQLNLTAAKTAEDTAAAAPTPPQARAELQADNANNNGQHKDASKDVSTKTPEQKAQSSLTATNNLVLSEPNSNEDVTKDQNAATNVIAAATTTTSNAEKLETLRANLRELDTESGTENMDMSVEKSVEMRIKSLESPEDVATTERLSVVRARLQQFEVIANKRNNNAEEEKQADNDTRNDNNTTLNTEDKLSEPETDNTNIDKDKKLMNVDAEEENNTVAPATPPPATPTSNAASATESLTKVNLEDEAKLRAIETEKADKIETKANEIKESLVNEVPLEMETAKDNNIVLDVSEREAKPEPKTQVAAPRIEISAAETNEDATMVDTQPKQETPNTDGATKIPADASSKAPEATTAENLATTPSKVSTVAYPEDLNPFKSEDEDDECVANKETLQKQQVALRTPQPRAVSNSSAVAKSAEKTQNLNPFDSSDDEIELEKPSSRTSTAASTPTGGKVPPPRPPPPRISRNPFGEETDEEAASQFSRHSSLSSSLTKKTPVPTPRTNLSQSQNPTPEPTPRLSNKSAQSISPYILQNSSDYYGSANSLGSTPQSLQRNTDLRGSNNSLTSSAGGTIRSRKSRKAPAPPTPLAKELFPTATPPPPSATSTIPSDRQTDSSKASTPSSSTVGTPKMSRKKRPAPAPPKPARLDPSLLPTESPAAQHTNGTAPKNSLNYPLQSETSDSKLSDEEKALLEGNKQLSMDSMKLMTTANDDELSSQASRRSSRRIIPLDASLLLDDDEHLDADANADGDGKCDDAKQKQQLLRYSEQEETNVVYRRVIVPPCLETPTRESNSLLDGGLHDRQLEKLKDNKEAQNRNRQSQISASSGAEDCDITTTPYNKSAHGKWKRRKGPAPALPIPPRKVLQMLPLQEIRHELDIIEVQQQGLEKQGVILEKMIRDRCEGQNGELLGANSTAEDAPDGKKTSTSGGEGVQNSKEVEDLILQLFELVNEKNELFRRQAELMYLRRQHRLEQEQADLEYEIRVLMAQPERNKTDSDKAREETLIARLVEVVQLRNEVVECLEMDRLREAEEDLSIKQRLELHTAQREEDTDSRKITSKLSKKEKKKQKESKKLSKSKKIDADKDADESELNMDKQKLKKKKKKFLF; this is translated from the exons ATGGCCCACGTTGTCGGCGTACCCAAGCGagatccgtgccaaaaatgtcAATTGCCTGTGTTTCTCGCCGAACGCCTATTGGTCGGCAAGAAAGTCTATCATCGCACGTGTCTGAAATGTGCGCGTTGCGGCTCACAACTGACACCAGGCAGCTTCTATGAGACCGAGGTGGATGGCGAGTACTGCTGTGAGACTTGCCCTGACGAGGAGGTGCAATTGAATGCGCCCGCTGCTGGTGAAGAACTAGCCGTTGGCGATGTGCAATTGCGTCAACCAAGTGCAGAGCAAACACCAACGAGCAGCAGCAGTCTCAATGCAGCGCTACCGAAGAATGTGCGTAGCTCCATAGCCGATCGGTTGGCGTTCTTCGAACAGTCGAAGAAAGATGCGGTCGCCAGTGATAGCAGTGAAGCAGCTACAAGCAGTAAATTTTTGCTGCAGAAAAGCGTTTCGGACGAAGAAAAGAGTAAGAGTCTGCAACGCATGGAAGCGCCCACAACATCGGCATACAAAATGAACAGCGCGCTTAGTAGCTTTCTCAATGACACCATCGACGGTGAGGGCGATGACGGCGAGAGTCTAACCAATACTGTGGACAGTAAATCAGGCACCGAAACGCAAATGGAGACCTCAGACACTGAGAATGAAACCGATGCCGAGACAAGTTTGGATGACGTAGCGCCAGCATTGCCCAAGACCGAACCACCAAAGGTCACGCCGGAGGGTAGTGATGTTGAGAGAGAGAAAGCGCAGTCACCCACTCCAGATAATAGAAGATTTACAGCTACTGCACAACTACAACTTGGAGCAGCCAACAAGGAAAACATGGAAAACGTAGAGCCGACTAAAAAGACAACACCGACAAGTAACAGCAGCACTGGCACCCCAGTCGCGAAGAAGCGGACACAGGTGCAGTTGAATTTGACAGCAGCAAAAACAGCGGAAGACACAGCGGCAGCAGCTCCAACGCCACCGCAAGCACGCGCCGAGCTACAAGCcgacaatgccaacaacaatggcCAACACAAGGACGCTTCGAAAGATGTGTCTACAAAAACACCAGAACAAAAAGCGCAAAGCAGCCTaacagcaacaaataatttagttttaagtgAACCTAATTCTAATGAAGATGTTACCAAAGACCAAAATGCAGCTACAAACGTAATTGCGGCAGCAACAACCACGACGTCGAATGCAGAGAAACTCGAGACACTGCGTGCCAACCTCCGCGAATTGGATACGGAGAGCGGCACCGAGAATATGGACATGTCCGTGGAGAAGTCTGTTGAAATGCGCATAAAGTCACTGGAGTCGCCGGAGGATGTGGCAACGACCGAACGACTCAGTGTGGTGCGTGCGCGTCTGCAACAATTCGAAGTAATTGCAAACAAACGTAATAATAACGCTGAGGAGGAGAAGCAAGCCGATAATGATACACGTAATGATAATAATACAACACTAAACACTGAAGATAAGCTAAGTGAACCTGAAACCGATAATACTAACATTGATAAAGATAAGAAACTAATGAATGTGGATGCTGAGGAGGAGAACAACACGGTTGCGCCGGCTACGCCGCCACCAGCCACGCCCACAAGCAATGCAGCAAGTGCAACTGAAAGTTTGACTAAAGTAAATCTCGAAGACGAAGCGAAATTACGAGCAATAGAAACGGAGAAGGCTGATAAAATTGAAACTAAAGCAAATGAAATCAAGGAATCACTCGTAAATGAAGTGCCTTTGGAAATGGAAACAGCAAAAGACAATAATATAGTATTAGATGTAAGCGAGCGCGAAGCCAAGCCGGAACCGAAAACACAAGTGGCAGCACCGAGAATAGAAATAAGTGCAGCGGAGACTAACGAAGACGCAACAATGGTGGATACACAACCAAAACAGGAGACTCCAAACACTGATGGCGCCACCAAAATACCAGCAGATGCATCCAGCAAGGCCCCCGAAGCCACTACAGCCGAAAATCTGGCAACTACACCTAGCAAAGTTAGCACCGTAGCATATCCTGAAGACTTAAATCCCTTCAAATCCGAGGACGAAGATGACGAATGCGTGGCGAACAAGGAAAccctacaaaaacaacaagtggcGCTAAGAACACCACAACCGCGTGCTGTCAGCAACAGCAGCGCAGTCGCCAAATCAGCAGAGAAGACGCAAAATCTGAATCCTTTCGATAGTTCCGATGATGAGATTGAGTTGGAGAAGCCATCATCACGCACCTCAACGGCCGCTTCTACGCCTACAGGCGGCAAAGTGCCGCCACCGCGTCCACCACCACCGCGCATATCGCGCAATCCATTCGGCGAAGAGACTGACGAAGAGGCCGCGTCGCAATTTTCACGTCACTCCAGTTTGTCATCATCGCTGACGAAGAAGACGCCCGTGCCCACGCCGCGCACCAATCT ATCACAATCACAAAATCCCACACCGGAACCCACGCCACGTCTCAGCAACAAATCCGCACAATCCATCTCACCGTACATTCTGCAAAATTCCAGCGATTACTATGGCAGCGCCAATTCGCTCGGCAGCACACCGCAGAGCCTGCAACGCAACACAGACCTGCGCGGCTCGAATAACTCCCTCACTTCATCAGCTGGTGGCACAATACGTTCGCGCAAATCACGCAAAGCGCCCGCGCCGCCCACACCGCTCGCCAAGGAGTTATTCCCCACAGCCACACCACCGCCGCCATCGGCGACGTCGACCATCCCAAGCGATCGCCAGACCGACAGCTCCAAAGCATCCACACCGAGTTCGAGCACTGTCGGCACACCGAAAATGAGTCGTAAGAAGCGTCCCGCGCCGGCGCCACCAAAGCCCGCGCGCCTTGATCCCAGTTTGCTGCCCACAGAATCGCCCGCAGCACAGCATACAAACGGTACGGCGCCAAAAAACTCGCTTAATTACCCTCTGCAAAGTGAAACATCCGACTCGAAGCTATCCGACGAAGAGAAAGCATTGTTGGAGGGTAACAAACAGTTGTCCATGGACAGCATGAAGTTGATGACGACAGCCAACGATGATGAGCTGAGCAGCCAGGCCAGTCGGCGCAGCTCACGTCGTATCATACCGTTAGATGCCAGTCTATTGCTGGACGATGATGAACACTTGGACGCGGACGCTAACGCCGATGGCGACGGCAAGTGTGATGATGCGAAACAGAAGCAACAGCTATTGCGTTATAGCGAGCAAGAGGAGACGAATGTCGTGTATCGGCGTGTCATTGTGCCGCCCTGCCTAGAGACGCCGACACGCGAGTCCAACTCGCTGCTCGATGGCGGGCTGCACGATCGCCAATTGGAGAAGTTGAAGGACAATAAAGAGGCGCAGAATCGCAATCGGCAATCACAAATTTCCGCTTCTTCAGGCGCAGAAGACTGCGACATCACCACGACGCCATATAACAAATCAGCGCACGGCAAGTGGAAGCGTCGTAAGGGACCAGCGCCAGCATTGCCCATACCGCCGCGCAAGGTGTTGCAAATGTTGCCGCTGCAAGAGATTCGCCACGAATTGGACATAATCGAAGTGCAGCAACAGGGTCTGGAGAAGCAAGGTGTTATTTTGGAGAAAATGATACGCGATCGTTGCGAGGGACAAAATGGTGAACTCTTGGGCGCCAACAGCACAGCGGAAGATGCGCCAGACGGCAAGAAAACAAGCACAAGTGGCGGGGAGGGTGTGCAGAACTCGAAGGAGGTCGAGGATCTCATACTGCAATTGTTCGAGTTGGTTAACGAGAAGAACGAACTGTTTCGTCGGCAAGCCGAACTCATGTACCT CCGCCGCCAACATCGTTTGGAGCAGGAGCAAGCCGATTTGGAATATGAAATACGCGTGCTGATGGCGCAACCGGAACGCAATAAGACGGATTCGGATAAAGCGCGTGAAGAAACGCTCATAGCACGCTTAGTAGAGGTGGTGCAGTTGCGTAATGAGGTCGTGGAATGTCTGGAAATGGATCGACTGCGCGAAGCCGAAGAAGATTTG AGTATTAAACAACGTTTAGAATTGCATACCGCGCAGCGTGAAGAAGACACCGATTCGCGGAAGATCACATCCAAACTTTCCAAAAAGGAAAAGAAGAAACAGAAGGAGTCGAAAAAGCTGAGCAAAAGCAAGAAAATCGATGCGGACAAG GATGCTGATGAATCCGAACTAAATATGGATAAACAgaaattgaagaagaagaagaagaaatttctCTTTTAA